AATACTTACCTGCTGTAAAATTTATTTAAAGCTATGCCTTGTAATTTACTTACCACTACATAGTGTAAAAGTTACATTTCAGTTAATTCCATTATTGTTTTATAGCTTGATAATCTATACCTTAACCGCGCAATTTAAGCGCCAACCTAATGAAACCAAAAATAACCCTCTACCTGTGTATATTGTTACTTACCACTGCATTTGCAGCGTTTAAAATAGATGATGACCCGCTTGCGGCCTTATTAAAAAAACTCGAGACGTATACCAATGCCAATTTGCAGGAGAAAGTTCACCTGCACCTCGATAAGCCTTATTACGCTGTAGGAGATGACATTTGGTTTAAAGCTTATGTGATAGACACAAGAGATTCCAAGCCTTCTTTACTGAGTGGAATTTTATACGTGGAGCTGATTAACGAAAGAGATTCTTTAAAAAAACAGCTTAAGCTGCCTTTAATGGGTGGGGTTACCTGGGGTGATTTCAAACTCACAGATTCCTTAAATGAGGGAAATTACCGCATCAGGGCATATACCCAGCTGATGAGAAATGCAGGCCCGGAGTTCTTTTTTGACAAGACCATAAAGATTGGCAATTCCTGGGCGAATAAAGTATTCACCAATACGACTTATCAGTTTAGCAAAGAAAACACAACAGATAAGGTAAATGCCACTATAAAATTTACAGATAAAAGAGGCCTTCCTTTTATTGGGAATGATGTTAGTTATGAAGTGCAGCTCAATTCAAAAACACCTGCAAAATCTACCTTCAAAGGCAAGGGAAAGACGGGTAATAATGGTGAAATTGCCTTTAACTTTACCAATGCCAGCCAGCCGGAACCCCTTTCTGGCAAAGTCCTGGCCGTTATTACATTGCCTGACAAGCAGAAGGTAACAAAAACAATCCCATTAAAATCTACTTCAGCAACATCCGACACACAATTTTTTCCTGAAGGGGGCAATCTGGTAGAAAACCTTCCTTCAAAAGTAGCTTTTAAAGCTGTTGGAGCAGATGGCCTTGGTGTAACCGTAAAGGGTACAGTGCTGGACAATGAAGGCACCGAAATTACCCGGTTCAATTCAACTTATCTTGGGATGGGCAATTTTATCCTGAACCCGCAGCCTGAAAAGACATATACTGCCGTAATTAGTTATCCTGACGGCTCTGAACAAAAAGTGGCCTTACCTAAAGCACAGCCCAATGGCTATGTAGTTTCCATTAACAATAGAGACACCAGCAAGGTAAATGTAAAAATCTTAATTAGTCCGGGCTTGCTAAGTAAGGGAGAACTCAGACTGGTGGCCCAGAGTAACGGGAATATTTACTTTGTTTCAAAAGCAAAAACTGAGAAACAAATTGTATCGGCCACAATCCCTAAAAAGGACTTGCCTGCCGGAATTGTACAATTTACGCTATTTGGCCCTGACAATTTACCTGCTGCCGAGCGCCTGGTATTCAACGATAACCCAGTGGTGATGATGAATACAACTGTAAGCAGTAACAAAAAGACCTATGCCAAACGCGAAAGTGCAGATTTTACCATCACCTCACTGGCAAACGGCCTTCCAACGCAAGGTAGTTTTTCCGTTTCAGTAACCAATACCTCGACAGTAAGTCCAGACCTGGATAATGAAAGTAATATTTACACCTCGCTTCTGCTTACATCCGATCTGGCTGGTTACGTGGAAAAACCCAACCACTACTTTTTAAATGAAAACCCTGAAGCGGATCAGGAATTGGACAACCTGATGCTTACACAAGGATGGCGTAGGTTTTTATGGAAAAACATCATTGGAAACGTGCCGCCGGTGAAGACTTTTGAACCAGAAAAGTATTTAAAAATTAGTGGTACAATAACTACAGAGGGAGGCAAACCTATTCCGCTGGGCAAGGTATCCTTATTCTCTTCTTCAGGTGGTTTTTTCGCAATTGATACCGTAACAGATGTTAACGGACGCTTTAGTTTTGATGACATGATTTTTAACGACAGCACCAAATTTGTAGTACAGGCAAGAACGGCAAAAAACAAGAAGTGGGTGGAAATTAAACTGGACAATACACCCGGACAGTTTGTAACTACAAACAAAAACACCGGTGATGTAGAAATCAATGTAAATGAAGCATTATCAGCTTATATTAAAAAAAGCGAGAGCTATTTTGACGAATTGACCCGCCGTGGTATGCTTGAACGTACCATACAATTAAAACAAGTTGATATTGTGCAAACCAAAAACCAGGCACCCAATTCTAACAACCTGAATGGTGCCGGTAATGCAGATGCAGTGATTAAAGCCGACCAATTGGGCACCTGTGTTACACTTTCACAATGCCTGCAGGGAAGGGTAGCTGGCCTAATTTTCCAAAATGGCGTTCCCTATTTAATGCGTAGTATGCAAACACCAATGCAGGTTGTAGTAGATGGCGTGAATGTGGAATCCGATTTTATTGACAATATTAACATACAAGACATCGAAACCATTGAAGTACTAAAAAGTATTGGTTATACGGCAATGTATGGGTCAAGAGGCGGAGGTGGTGTACTCATCATTACCACAAAAAGAGGTGGGGGCAACTACAGCTACAATACCTATGCTCCGGGAATTGTTACCTATGCACCGAAAGGCTATCATCAAATCAGGCAATTCTATTCCCCTAAACATACTCCTGGAGAAACAGACAACAGACCGGACTTGAGAACCACGGTATACTGGAATCCACATGTGGTAACAGACCCTACAGGAAAAGGTACTTTCACTTATTTCAATACCGATTTACCTGGTACATACAGGGTAGTAGTGGAGGGAATAAACTCAGATGGTAAGCTGGCAAGAAATGTGTATACTTACATTGTCAACTAAGCAGAAAGCCGATGAACACCATTAATGTAACTGTAAAAGACCACCTGGCTATTGTCACACTAAACCGTGGCAAATCTAACGCGCTGAACAGGGAAATGATTACTGAACTGGACGACATGCTGCGTAACATTGCGGCAGACCCGCTAATTGGCGGGGTTGTGATTACAGGGAAGGAACACTTTTTTTCGGCCGGATTAGACCTGATTGAATTGTACAGCTACAATGAGCCAGAGGCCAAATCCTTTTGGGAATTGTTTTTAAAGTTTACCGCCAACCTCACTGCTTTTAGCAAGCCAATGGTGGCCGCTATCAACGGTCATGCCCCTGCTGGTGGATGCGTAATTGCTTTGGCTTGCGATGTACGCATTATGGCCGAAGGACAATATATTATTGGACTCAACGAAGTGCCGGTAGGCATCATTGTTCCGCATGCCGTATTTGCATTGTATTCCTTCTGGATTGGCCAGGCCCAAGCGGCACGGAGCTTGCTGGAGGGAAAATTGTTTACACCTGAAGAAGCTTTAAAGGTTGGGTTGGTAGATGAGTTGGTGAAGCCAGAAAGTATTATGACGGCTGCAGAGCGAAAAATTAGAAAGTATATGGCACTTTCTCCGGTAACCTGGCAGCAAAGCAAGCAAAATATTCGTCAGGATTTGATTAACATTACCTCTGCCGACCAAAGTGAGGCGCTGGAACTGATGTTAAAACAATGGTGGTCTCCCGCTACTAGAAATATCCTTAAAACCATTATTGATAACCTGCAAAAAAAGTAAGTATATGTACAATCAGCCAATGTTAAGAGAGGATGCCCTAAAAGGGAAAACGATAGTTATAACTGGTGGCGGTACTGGTCTTGGCAAAGCGATGGGAACGTACTTTTTAAAGTTGGGAGCCAATCTGGTCATCACTAGCCGTAAGCTGGAAGTTATTCAAAAAACCGCTTTGGAGATGGAGGAATTAACAGGAGGTAAAGTCCTTGCCGTAGCATGTGACGTACGCGAATACGACCAGGTTGAGCATGTACTGGCAGAAAGTCTCCGTGTTTTTGGAAAGGTAGACAGCCTATTAAATAATGCAGCTGGGAATTTCATTTCGCCCACGGAGCGTTTGTCTGCAAATGCCTTTTCATCCATTATTGATATTGTACTCAAAGGTTCTGTAAACTGTACGCTTGCATTTGGTAAGCATTGGATTAAGGAGCAACAAGCGGCAAGTGTATTAAATATTGTAACTACATATGCATTTACCGGCTCTGCCTATGTAGTACCCTCTGCCTGTGCGAAAGGCGGTGTATTGGCAATGACACGTTCTTTGGCGGTGGAGTGGGGAAAATACGGCATCCGTACCAATGCCATAGCTCCAGGTCCATTCCCTACAAAAGGTGCATGGGAACGTTTATTACCAGGAGAACTGGCAGAAAAATTCGACTTCAAAAACCGGGTACCTTTAAAAAGGGTTGGTGACCACCAGGAACTCGCAAATTTAGCGGCCTTTTTGGTAAGCGATTTTTCAGGCTATATTAATGGCGAGGTCATTACCATTGATGGGGGCGAATGGCTCCAGGGTGCAGGGCAATTTAATGGACTAGAAGCCGTATCTGACGAGATGTGGGATGCCTTTGCCCAGATGACAAAGGCCGCAAAGGGCTCCTAAAATCTTAGTTCCTTACCAGCGGATCAATGCGCTACCCCAGGTAAAGCCCGAACCAAAAGCAGCCAGACAAATTAAATCACCATCCTTAATTTTTCCCGCTTCCCAGGCCTCAGACAAAGCTATGGGTACCGAGGCAGCAGTAGTATTCCCATACTTTTGAATGTTATTGAATACCTTCTCATCTGGCAGCGACAGCAATTGTTGAACATATTGACTAATGCGCAGGTTGGCCTGATGCGGCACCAGGAGATCGATATCCTGCGGCCCCAGATTGTTGGCCTGTAAAGCTTCCCTGATCACTTCTGGAAATTTGACCACAGCTTTTTTAAATACTGCAGGTCCGTCCATGTAGGGCAGTGCAGCACCACCTTCCAGCTGTTCGCTAGTCATAAACAAACCGCCAAGCTCCTGATCCGGATAACCTGGCTTTTCGGGCATCCATTTATTGGCATGAGCTCCAGGATAAAACATCGCCAGCAGTTCTGCTTCGGCTCCGTCGCTATGTAAATGCGTACTCATGATTCCCTGCCCCTCCTTTTGCGCAGGTTGCAGAATTACAGCACCAGCACCATCTCCAAAAATTACCGATACATTACGGCTCCGGGTTTCAAAATCCATTGCGAAAGAATGTTTTTCACTACCCACCACCAGGATATTTTTGTACATACCCGTTTTAATGAACTGGTCTGCAACAGACAATGCGTAGATGAATCCGGAGCATTGATTTCTAATATCTAGTGCCCCTACTTCTTTCATTTTCATCTCCCGTTGGAGCAAAACCCCACAACCAGGAAAGTAGTAATCAGGACTTAAGGTAGCGAAGATGATAAAGTCCACCTCCTGAGCCGTAATCCCTGCACGCTCAATCGCTATCTTAGCAGCTTCAACGCCCATTGTCGTCGTTGTTTCTCCAAGACGGTCGGCGAATCTCCGCTCTTTTATACCTGTACGCTCCTGGATCCAGCTATCACTGGTTTCCATAAACTGTGAAAGATCATCATTGGTATATATATTTTTAGGAACATAATGTCCTACACCTGCTATTTTTGAACGCTGCATTTCCATGTTTACAAATTGTTTTTAAAGGTGATGAAGCTATTTTGATTTTGTATTCCCTGCACTACTGTAATTGAAAAATTATAATGGTTTAACTTGGTTGGTGAATTTTAAGCAAAAGTTGCCTTAACTACAAGATTATTTTAAAATTAGCTTATTTTTGTGGAATGTCAACAGAAACAAAGGAAGAAACGTTCACTCTTGAGGAGATTTTAACTTCATTAAAGACTGTCCATCGTTTAATTTTATGGAACGACGATGTGAATACTTTTGATCATGTGATATACTGTATGATGAAATATCTGGATTACAGTGAGCAACAAGCAGAGAAAATTGCCTGGGAAGTGCACAACAAAGGTAAATGCGCTATACTGGAAGGCTCTTACACTGAAATGGAAATTTATCGGAAGATCCTGCAACAGGAAGGACTCACCGTTTCTGTTGAGTAATAATTATTCTAAAAGGTAATAATGTAGTTACGCCTCAATAGTTTGGTTTTCTGGTTGTTTCTTTGCACTATGAATATACTGTCTAGATTAATGAAGGAAAGGTTGTACAAAGCCTTGTTCTTCTTTTTTCCTATTTTACTTTTTGCCTTTACATTGACTGCACAAACAACATTACCTGCAGGAACTGGTAAAATTACCGCCGTCATCAGCGATGCGCAAAATAACCAAACGATCCCTTTTGCTACAGCGCTCCTTCTGAACAGAAGAACAAAAGCGACTGTAAAGGTTGGGCAAACAGATGCAAATGGGAACCTGGTGATGACAGGCCTGCCCAATGGTGTTTTTACGTTTAAAATTAGCTATGTGGGCTACCAAACTATGGTTAGAGATTCTGTCTCCATATCTGCTACTGTACAAAATGTAAATTTTGGGACTGTAAAGATGAAAGCCGCAAAGGGAACAGCCTTAAATGAGGTAACCATTACAGCGCCAAAAAGCACCATGCAACTGGGTATTGATAAAAAGATTTTCTCTGTAGACCAGAGTTTAGTAAGTGAAGGTGGATCTGCTTCTGATCTTTTACAAAATGTACCTTCTTTGCAAATGGATATGGACGGAAACGTGAGCTTACGGGGATCCACCGGCGTAAAAGTGCTAATAGATGGCAAGGCCTCCTTAATTGCGGGGGGCGATGTGGCTCAAATTCTTCAGTCTATCCCTGCCAGTTCAATTGAATCTGTAGAAGTAATTACCAACCCCTCTTCCAAATATGATGCAGAAGGACAATCCGGAATCATCAATATCGTACTCAAAAGAAATAAAAAACTTGGGTTAAATGGTTCTGTAGCTTTAACCGCTGGAAACAGGGAGAACTATAATGGGAATACCAATTTGAGTTTTCAAAATAGTAAGGTTAATATCTACGGAAATTATGGTTACAAATATGGCAACAGACCTGGTGGAGGTTTTAACAATATCACTTATAAGAACGTACCAACTGGTTCTTCGGCCTTTACCGAGCAGCTCACAACAGCTTCAAATTTGGACAAAAACCACAATGCAAAAGCAGGAATTGATTACTATGTAACCACGAAAGATATTGTAAGCCTTTCTGCGGGTTTTAACAGTAGAAACAGCAATGGCAGGGATTTATTAGAGATCAATAGGTATAATGCCCAAGGCGCTGCACTACAATTAAGTAACCGGATAAATAGCAATAACCGGAGCGGTAATAGTTACGACCTTAATTTAGACTATAGCCATAAGTTTAAACCTCAGCAGGAGCTTACCCTGAACTTCGGATATTCTGATGGCATTAATGACAATTATCAGGAGTACAACACAAGCATTTACGTTGACAATGGAATAGCATCCAATTCTGTCCCTGAACTGCTAACCAATGCTAACCAGAGCGATAACCATAACTATAACATTCAGGCAGATTATACCATGCCAATGGGCAAATTGGGCAAGCTGGAAAGCGGATATCGCAGTCAGATAAAGTATTCCAACAGTTACGTTTTAGCACAAACGTTTAACACCACAACAAATGTACTTGATCAGGATTTTTTGCAGTCCAATACCTTCAGCAGTAAAGACCAGGTGCATGCCATTTATTTAAATTACCAAAATCAGATCAAGAATTTTGGTTACCAAATAGGTCTGCGTGGGGAATCGGCATCTTTAAATACAATTTCAGGCGCATATAACAGAGCAAACCAATTGGTTTATACACCGGGCAGAATTGCCTACGACCGCATTTACCCAAGCATTTTCCTGACACAGAAATTTGAAGCGGAGCAGCAGCTTCAACTGAGTTATACCCGCAGGGTGAACCGTCCACGTCCCTGGGATACCAACCCTTTCACAGATTATTCTGATCCTTACAGCTGGCGTCAGGGAAATCCAAGTCTGTTACCTGAAGACACGCATTCACTGGAGTTGAGCTATAGCAAATTTTGGAAAAAAATCTCCTTTATTGGAAGTGCTTACAGACGGCAAACCAATGATTTGGTGCAACGGATCCGCTCCCGTCCGGATGCAAATGGCGTAATTATCATGATGCCGTACAATTTAACAACAGGTATTAATAACGGATTGGAATTGATTAGTAAGGTAGAAGTAGTTAAAGCCTGGAATTTTACTGGTAACGTAAACCTGTACCAACGAAAAGTTGATGCCATACCAGCAAATGAACTCGTGCCCGAAGAAATTCCAGAAAATTCTGGCTTTAGCTATAATGCCAACCTGACCAATAATTTCGTACTGCCTTACGGCATTACGTTACAGATTAAAGGAGAGTATACCTCTTCTGAAATCATGGCACAGGGCAAACGCAAAGCGATGTATGGTATTGATGCGGGTGCTAAATACGATTTCCCTAATAAAAAAGCATCATTAAGCTTAAACGTAAGGGATATTTTTAACACCAAAAAATTCGGTATGACGATTGACGACAACTTCTCCAGCACTGATTTTCAAAGATATATGCAGGGAACTTCTGGAAATTTAACCTTTTCATATCGCTTTGGAAAGACTACCTTTATGAAAAAACCTAAGAAGCAGGAGGCGCCGGAGATGAGGTCAGACGAGGGTGCTTTCTAAGCGTTTATAAACTAAAACTAAATTGAAGCCAAAACTCATCTTTTTTATCGTCCTCAACTTTCTTTTCTGCCTTAAAACCGCAGAGCGCAGTTTTGCCGCTTTAGCTGCCCCACTATTGGAAAAAGGAGTAATTTCTGGTAAAGTGGTAGAAGAAGTTGGCGCATTACCAGTGCCCTCTGCTGTAGTTGCATTGTATGTTCAAAATGCAGAGCAACCGCTTTTTACGACAGCAACGGACGAGAATGGCGATTTTAAATTTAATGCATTAAAACCAGGTCTGTATAGAATTAAGGTAAGCTACGTTGGATTTGTTCCTCTGATTGTAAACGAGATTCTATTGAATGCCAAGACCATGGAAAGAGGGCTTGGCAGTTTAAAACTTAGTAGTGATCAAAACAATTTATCGGAAGTTACCATTACCGTGGCCAAACCGATCATAGAATTTGGTGCAGATATGATTACTTACAACGTTGGGCAGTCTATACTGGCAGAGGGCAGCACAGCGGCAGACTTGCTTAAAGAGGTACCAATGGTGCAGGTGGATATTGAGGGAAATGCAACCATTGCCGGAAAAAGGAGTACGCGCATTTTTATTGATGGAAAACCATCTGATTACATGACTTCTAATATCTCAGATTTACTAAGCGTGCTCCCATCAGATGCTATTGAGAAAATTGAAGTCATGACCAACCCACCGAGCAAATACTCGGGTGATGGTGAGGGCATCATCAACATCGTTTTAAAAAAAGGTTTCAAGATCGGTTTTAACGGTAATGCAGGTATCACTTCGGGCATTCAGGGAAATGCCAATGCCAATACCAATATGTCTTATAAGGCCAGGACCTATTCTCTAAATGGAAGTGCCGCTTTCAAAAGAAACGTAAACCGGAGCACCAATTCTTCACTTAGGGAGAACTTTTCTGCAGATACCACTTCTTACAACGATCAGTATACCACAAGTAAAAATGAAAGTACCGGAGGTAATTATAGAGCGGCGCTGGACTGGGATATCACACCAAAAAAGAATCTTCGGGTCTCTACCAACTTTAACAACAACAATAGTAACAATCATTCCGAAAATACCTTTAATTTTTTAAACGAAGCAAAAGAACTATCCAGAATTCGTGAACAGGTAAATACCGGAAATGGCAGCAGTAAAAGCTTTGTATTTAATGCCGATTATGAGGTGCAGCTAGATACCGGTGGCGCAAAACTAGCTATGGGTATTACTTTTAACACAGGAGGAAACCAAAGTTACCGCTTACTTGACCGTGCATATACCTATCCCACTGTATCAAGCCCTTTTTTACAAGAAAACAACAACGATGTAGGCAATACAGGTTTAACTTTTAACCTTGATTTTGATAAGCGTGTTTTTAAAAAGAGAGATTTAATAGAGCTGGGCCTACAGTATAATTTTAGAAGGAACGACAATGACATGCTGGTGCAGAAATATGACTTTTCAGAACAGGCCTACTTGATAGACCCTGGCCTAACTAATCAATTTTTGTACAATGAGCATATCTTTTCGGGATACGGATCTTACAATTACAAGAAAGACGGCTGGGGTGTAAAAACAGGTATAAGGGCAGAATTGACAGATGTAACGTTTGATCTTAGCACAGGTGACGCCTACAATGTAAAGCCCTACTTAAGTTTGTTTCCAAATATTTCTTTGAACAGGTTTTTCAGGAAACGATATACTATTGGCGCTACTTACAGTATTCGCATTAACAGGCCAAGAGAAAACACTTTAAATCCGCAAATTAACAATACAGACTCCTTGAATATTTCCTTTGGAAACCCAAACCTTTCTCCGGCGTATACGCATCAGATGGACCTGAGTTTTGGAGTTTTTGGAGAGAAATGGTCTTTTACCCCGCGCCTTTCCTATTCCACCAGTCGTGGTGTGATAGAACGGTTCAGAACCGTAGTTGGCGAAATTTCAGAAACGACCTATGACAACGTAGGCACCAATAACTCTCTTTCTTTAATTTTAATTGGTAATTACCGACCTACTAAAACCATTTCTGCGAATGGAAATTTCAGTGTAATCCAAACCGATTACACCTCTAAATTAAACGCCGCATTAAATAGGAATGGCATAAGTTTACGTGGAAAAGCAGGTTTGTCCATGCAACTTCCCTTAAAGACAGCTTTTGAGGCTAACTTAAATTATGCCAACAACATCAATGCACAGGGACGCAGCAAGGGGAATATGACCACAGGCTTTGCTGCAAGAAAAATGTTCCTTAAAAACCGCCTTAATGCCCGGGTTAATATTAGTGACCCTTTTGGACGCAGAAACAACCGTATATTTAGTGAAGGTATTAACTTTAGACAGGACAACTATTCTACCAGCAATACCAGTAACGTTACCTTCAGCTTAAACTACAGGTTTACAAAGATCAAGAAGCTCGTAGTTCCACCACCAAAGTAGACTAAGAATTTATATCTTTGGATTAGCTATGAAAAAGTTTTTCGGGTATTTTTTTACGCCTATATTTTATTTCTTCTTTTTTTTGACACTGATCGTTTTCCAGCCTATACAATGGATTTGCTATCGGTTTTTGGGCTATAAAGCGCACAAGGTTTCTGTTGATTTGCTGAATTTCTTTTTAACCTATTGCGACCTGTTTTTAGGCAGTTCTGTCACTTTTATTAACGAACATCATTTGCCGGCAGGTAAACCCATCATATTTGTCGCTAACCACCAAAGCATGTACGACATTCCGGGAATTATCTGGTTTTTAAGAAAACATCATGTAAAATTTATTTCAAAAATTGAATTGACAAAGGGAATTCCTTCTATTTCTTTTAATTTAAAATATGGTGGTGGCGCTAACATAGACCGGAAGGACAGCAAACAGGCTGTGGTAGAGATCTTGAAATTAGGCAGAAGAATGAAGGAAAACAATTGGGGTGCTGCGATATTTCCCGAAGGTACACGTGCTAAAGATGGAAAGATAAAACCATTTCAGGTTGGCGGAATCGCTACGTTGTTGAAATCCGTCCCGGATGCCCTTATTGTACCTATTGCTATTGAAAATTCCTGGCAATTAGTCAGGCATGGAATGTTTCCATTAAGCTGTGGCGAGAAACTGCGCTGGACGGTACTTCCCGCAATAGATAAAACCGGGAAAAACGCAGAAGAAATTACACTGGAAGCTGAGCATGCAATTTGCACAGTATTAAAACAACCGCTACGGGTTCCAGAACCCAAGAACTAGTTATCGATATAACAATTAAATATTTTTCTGCTCAATACGCTTAAAAAACTCTTCTCTGTAGGTGTCACCTACGGGAATAACCTTGCCGCAAATTGTAATTCTGCTGCGCTCTATGCTTTCTATTTTGTCAAAGGCAATAATATAAGATTTATGAACACGGATAAACTGCGCTGATGGCAGCGTTTCTTCCATCTTTTTCATGTTTTGCAGGGTAATGATCCGCTCCGTTTTGGTAAAAATTGAAATGTAATCTTTTAATCCTTCAATATATAAAACGTCTTCAAGCTGTATCTTTTGAATCTTATGTTCAGTTTTTACAAAAATAAAATCCTGAATTGGTTGTGAAGTGGAAGAGAATGGAGCAGAGCTAAGGATTTGCTGAGGCGCTTCTGCTGGCTCTGCAACTTTTAACTTATTATTGACCTTCTCTGCTGCTTTATAAAAACGATCAAAAGCAATTGGTTTTAATAAATAATCAGATACATTGAGGTCATAGCTTTCCAGTGCATATTCAGAATACGCAGTGGTTAATATGTAACACGCTTTGTCACCTGCTATTTTTAAAAATTGAATACCGGTTAGCTCAGACATTTGCACATCCAGAAATACCAGGTCAATACCGCCGGCCTGAACCAATTGTAAGGCCTCAATTGGGTTTTCTGTACGTTTAACCAATTCTAAAAAGGGCACTTTACTTATGTAATCTTCAATGATATCCAATGCCAAAGGTTCATCATCTACGGCTATGCATTTTAACTTTATCATATGTCAATCATCAGTTCGCTGGTGTAATGTGTTTGCGAATTTACAATATTTAATTTATACCTTTCAGGATAGAGCAGCTGTAACCTTCGTTCAACATTATTGAGGCCAACGCCCCCTACCATATCTTTATTACTTTCTTTCTTTTTATTGCGGATGCTGAAATGCAGTATTTTCTGATTGGCAATCAAGTTGATCTGAATAGGATCAGAAGGGTCGTTAGCCACACCATGTTTAAATGCATTCTCAACAAATGATATCAAAATCAATGGCACAATTTGCTGATTATCTATCTCTCCATTTAAGTTCATAATGATTGCAGCACCATCTTTAAAACGCAGTTTTTGCAATTCTATATAACTCTGAACATATTCTATTTCTTTACTCAAAGACACCCACCTATCGTTACTTTCATAGATCATATACCGCATAATTTCTGAAAGCTTAAGGATCGCATCAGCGGTTTTATCTGATTTTTGATAAGCCAGTGAATAGATGTTATTAAGCG
The nucleotide sequence above comes from Pedobacter sp. MC2016-14. Encoded proteins:
- a CDS encoding TonB-dependent receptor domain-containing protein; translation: MNILSRLMKERLYKALFFFFPILLFAFTLTAQTTLPAGTGKITAVISDAQNNQTIPFATALLLNRRTKATVKVGQTDANGNLVMTGLPNGVFTFKISYVGYQTMVRDSVSISATVQNVNFGTVKMKAAKGTALNEVTITAPKSTMQLGIDKKIFSVDQSLVSEGGSASDLLQNVPSLQMDMDGNVSLRGSTGVKVLIDGKASLIAGGDVAQILQSIPASSIESVEVITNPSSKYDAEGQSGIINIVLKRNKKLGLNGSVALTAGNRENYNGNTNLSFQNSKVNIYGNYGYKYGNRPGGGFNNITYKNVPTGSSAFTEQLTTASNLDKNHNAKAGIDYYVTTKDIVSLSAGFNSRNSNGRDLLEINRYNAQGAALQLSNRINSNNRSGNSYDLNLDYSHKFKPQQELTLNFGYSDGINDNYQEYNTSIYVDNGIASNSVPELLTNANQSDNHNYNIQADYTMPMGKLGKLESGYRSQIKYSNSYVLAQTFNTTTNVLDQDFLQSNTFSSKDQVHAIYLNYQNQIKNFGYQIGLRGESASLNTISGAYNRANQLVYTPGRIAYDRIYPSIFLTQKFEAEQQLQLSYTRRVNRPRPWDTNPFTDYSDPYSWRQGNPSLLPEDTHSLELSYSKFWKKISFIGSAYRRQTNDLVQRIRSRPDANGVIIMMPYNLTTGINNGLELISKVEVVKAWNFTGNVNLYQRKVDAIPANELVPEEIPENSGFSYNANLTNNFVLPYGITLQIKGEYTSSEIMAQGKRKAMYGIDAGAKYDFPNKKASLSLNVRDIFNTKKFGMTIDDNFSSTDFQRYMQGTSGNLTFSYRFGKTTFMKKPKKQEAPEMRSDEGAF
- a CDS encoding outer membrane beta-barrel family protein, with the translated sequence MKPKLIFFIVLNFLFCLKTAERSFAALAAPLLEKGVISGKVVEEVGALPVPSAVVALYVQNAEQPLFTTATDENGDFKFNALKPGLYRIKVSYVGFVPLIVNEILLNAKTMERGLGSLKLSSDQNNLSEVTITVAKPIIEFGADMITYNVGQSILAEGSTAADLLKEVPMVQVDIEGNATIAGKRSTRIFIDGKPSDYMTSNISDLLSVLPSDAIEKIEVMTNPPSKYSGDGEGIINIVLKKGFKIGFNGNAGITSGIQGNANANTNMSYKARTYSLNGSAAFKRNVNRSTNSSLRENFSADTTSYNDQYTTSKNESTGGNYRAALDWDITPKKNLRVSTNFNNNNSNNHSENTFNFLNEAKELSRIREQVNTGNGSSKSFVFNADYEVQLDTGGAKLAMGITFNTGGNQSYRLLDRAYTYPTVSSPFLQENNNDVGNTGLTFNLDFDKRVFKKRDLIELGLQYNFRRNDNDMLVQKYDFSEQAYLIDPGLTNQFLYNEHIFSGYGSYNYKKDGWGVKTGIRAELTDVTFDLSTGDAYNVKPYLSLFPNISLNRFFRKRYTIGATYSIRINRPRENTLNPQINNTDSLNISFGNPNLSPAYTHQMDLSFGVFGEKWSFTPRLSYSTSRGVIERFRTVVGEISETTYDNVGTNNSLSLILIGNYRPTKTISANGNFSVIQTDYTSKLNAALNRNGISLRGKAGLSMQLPLKTAFEANLNYANNINAQGRSKGNMTTGFAARKMFLKNRLNARVNISDPFGRRNNRIFSEGINFRQDNYSTSNTSNVTFSLNYRFTKIKKLVVPPPK
- a CDS encoding 1-acyl-sn-glycerol-3-phosphate acyltransferase; this translates as MKKFFGYFFTPIFYFFFFLTLIVFQPIQWICYRFLGYKAHKVSVDLLNFFLTYCDLFLGSSVTFINEHHLPAGKPIIFVANHQSMYDIPGIIWFLRKHHVKFISKIELTKGIPSISFNLKYGGGANIDRKDSKQAVVEILKLGRRMKENNWGAAIFPEGTRAKDGKIKPFQVGGIATLLKSVPDALIVPIAIENSWQLVRHGMFPLSCGEKLRWTVLPAIDKTGKNAEEITLEAEHAICTVLKQPLRVPEPKN
- a CDS encoding LytTR family DNA-binding domain-containing protein; translation: MIKLKCIAVDDEPLALDIIEDYISKVPFLELVKRTENPIEALQLVQAGGIDLVFLDVQMSELTGIQFLKIAGDKACYILTTAYSEYALESYDLNVSDYLLKPIAFDRFYKAAEKVNNKLKVAEPAEAPQQILSSAPFSSTSQPIQDFIFVKTEHKIQKIQLEDVLYIEGLKDYISIFTKTERIITLQNMKKMEETLPSAQFIRVHKSYIIAFDKIESIERSRITICGKVIPVGDTYREEFFKRIEQKNI